The genomic window TACGAGGAGTGGAAGGAGTTCACCGCGCCGGTCGACGTCAGTGTGGTCGCCACGGCGAAGATGGATGACCCGCCGATGCCGAAGCGAGTCTCCTTGCCCTCCATCGCTCCGCCGGCGAGGTCGAGGGCCGGGCCGTGGTGGGCGAACTCGGTCCACATCATGAGGGCCGTGAAGCCGATCCAGACGGTGGCCATCGCCGCGAGGATCGCGTACCCCTGGCGCAGACTGCCGACCATGCGGCCGAACGTCCGCGTCAGCGCGAACGGGATCAGCAGGATCAGGAAGATCTCGAAGAGGTTGGTGAACGGGGTGGGGTTCTCGAAGGGGTGGGCGGAGTTGGCGTTGAAGTAGCCGCCGCCGTTCGTGCCCAGCTCCTTGATGGCCTCCTGCGAGGCGACCGCCCCGCCGTTCCACTGCTGGGATCCGCCCGCGAACTGCCCGACACCGTGGATGCCGGCGAAGTTCTGGATGACGCCGCTCGCCACCAGCGCGATCGCGCCGATCACCGCGATGGGCAGCAGGATACGCACGGTGCCGCGGACCAGGTCCGTCCAGAAGTTGCCGAGCTCGCCGGTGCGGTGGCGCGAGAAGCCGCGCACGAGGGCGACGGCGACGGCCATTCCCACGGCCGCGGAGACGAAGTTCTGCACCGCCAGGCCGCCGGTCTGCACGACGTGGCCCATGGCCTGCTCGCCGTAATAGGACTGCCAGTTGGTGTTGGAGACGAACGACGCCGCCGTGTTGAACGCCTGGTCCGGGTCGATCGACACGAAGCCGAGGGAGCCCGGCAGCGATCCCTGGACGCGCTGGAGCGCGTAGAGGAGGAGAACACTCACCGCGGAGAAGGCGAGGACGCCGCGCAGATAGGCGGGCCAGCGCATCGACGTCGACGGGTCGGCGCCGATGGCCCGGTAGATCCACTTCTCGGGCCGGTAGTGCTTCTCGGAGGAGTAGACCCGGGCCATGTAGTCACCGAGCGGACGGTATGCGAGCGCGAGCGCGGCGATCAGCGCGAGCAGCTGCAGCACACCTGCTGTGAGAGGGTTCATTTCGGTGCTCAGAACCTCTCCGGGTGCACGAGCGCGACGACGAGGTAGATCAGCAGGGCGACGGCCACGACCAGGCCGGCGATGTTCTCGGCGGTCACAGCTTCGTCACTCCCCTCGCGATGAACGCCACCAGTGCGAATACCGCTGCCGTGGTGACGACGAAGGCCAGATCGGCCATCGTGAGCTCCTGTGTGAAGTGAATGAAATGGGATCGGCCGGTGGGGCCGATGGAAAGCAAACCCCAGGTCCGGCAGTACCTCGGGCGCCTTTGACGGGCTCCATACGGGGGCTGCCGCTTTCTTGATGCGGTCCCTACGCCGGGAAGGCCGGCCGGGGGTTGGGCCGGCGGGCCCTCCCATCGCCGAAATGCCGACGACCAGCAAGAACACCGCACGAGGTGCGTGGACGCCGGCGTTCGGACTTCCGGGGAACGGCCGCGGTTTCCGCATGCCGAGTGCATTCTGGGCGCGTAGGTGCGGCTGTACCGCACTTCCTTCGGCGCGGGGCGGTTGTCACCCGTCCCGAATTGTTTCTGGACACGGGTGAATGACGGGACGCCCCCGAGCCGGAAGTGCGGTATTCCGGCCGCTCCTATTCCCCGACGTCCCTCCCGCGGAAGTCGTCGAGGGTTTCCCGCCGTACGAGGAGCCGGGCGGAACCGTCACCGACCGCCACCACCGGAGGCCGCCCGACCAGGTTGTATCCGGAGGCCATGGACAAGTGGTAGGCGCCGGCGACGGGTACGGCGACCAGATCGCCCGGGCGTATGTCGCCGGGCAGCTCGACATCGGCGGCCAGGATGTCGCCCGCCTCGCAGTGCCTGCCCACGACGGTCGCCCGTGCGGGCGTGGCCGACGAGTGCCGGCCGACCATGCGCGGGACGTAGCGCGCCCCGTAGAGCGCGGGCCGGGGGTTGTCGCTCATGCCCCCGTCGACTGCCACGAAGACCTGGCCGCCCGCACGCTTGACGGCCAGGACGCGATAGAGAGCGACCCCGGCGGGGCCCGCGATGGCACGCCCGGGCTCGATCAGGAGGCGCGGAACGTCCAGCCGTGCGGCGGCGCAGCTCGCCACGAGTTCCGCGCGCAGGGCGCGGGCGAGGGCGGGGAGCGCCATCGACGGCTCGCCGGGGCGGTAGGCGACGCCGTGTCCGCCGCCCAGATCGAGTTCGTGCAGTACCACGCCGTGGACGTCGCGGATCCTGGCCATCAGTCCGACCATGCGGCGCAGGGCGGTGACGTAGGGCCTGATGTCCGTGATCTGGGAGCCGATGTGGCAGTGCAGGCCGGTGAGCCGCAACTGCGGCTGGTTCAGGACGCGGGCGATCGCGTGCTGAGCGGACCCGTCCGTCAGGGAGAGCCCGAACTTCTGGCCGTCGGTCCCCGTACGGATCTTCTCGTGCCCGCCGGCGGATATGCCCGGCGTCACCCGGATCATGACGCGCTGGGAACCGTGCGGTCCCACGGCGGCGGCCAGGCGCGCGATCTCCGACGGGCTGTCGATCACGATCCGTCCCACCCCGAGCCGCAGCGCGGCCTCCAGGTCGCGCGGTGACTTCGCGTTGCCGTGCAGGAGCATGCGCTCCGGCGGGAACCCGCCGGCGACCGCGAGTTCCAGTTCGCCCGCCGAGCACACGTCCATGCCGAGCCCTTCCTCGTCGACCCAGCGGGTGACGGCCCGGCAGAGCAACGCCTTGGCGGCGTACATCACTTCGGCCTCGGGAAAGGCATCCCGGTAGGTTCTGCACCGGGCCCGCAGCTCGCCCTCGTCCAGTACGTAGACCGGTGTCTCGAAGCGTTGGGCGATCTCCGACAGGGGCACCCCGCCGACGGCGAGGTCACCTCGGGGCAGACGTCCGGTCGAGGCGGGCCAGACGGACAGGTCGTCAGCGCCCGCGGCGATCACGGGCGGTGTGGTGATGGTCATGGAAGTCGCCCCCGTTCAGGCGGTACGGGCCGGCGCGCGGCCCGGCCGAGGCGTGGAGGCGGTGACCACCGCAGGAGCCGACAGAGTCGGGTCGACCGTCACCAGGTGCGCCCCGAGGGGTTCGCACAGGGTGCGCAGCAGCGCTTCCGAGAGCCGGACGTACGCCTGGCCGCGGCCGAGGGTCGCCTCCAGGCGAGCCGCACTCGTGAAGCCGACGGCCGTACGGATGCCCAAGGGCGTGCGGAACAGCCGTACGGCCGCCTCCGTGCCCCTTCCCGGCCGGACGGGCACGTGGAGGGGCCCGGCCGGGAGCGGTTCCTCGGGCTCGGGTTCGCTTTCGTACGAGATCAGGCACATGGCTTCTCCTGGGGGTGGGTGGCGGGTGGCGGCACCCGGAGCGAGAGGTGATCCGAGGCGCGCCACCGAAGCTATCCCCGGCCCGAGGCTCTCCGGGACGGCCCCTGACAGCTCCTTGACGCGGGGGGTCCGTGTCCATACAGGTCACTGACAGGGGGTGCGCCCCCGCGCGATGAGAGCTTAGGCATTTGCCTAGGAGTACTAGGCAGATGCATAATCGAGGTCATCGACGAGGGTGGTGCCCATGGTGCGTGCAGGACTGACAGCGGAACGACTGGCGCAGGCCGGAGCCGAACTTGCCGACGAGGCCGGGTTCGACAAGGTCACCGTCGCGGCACTCGCCCGGCGGTTCGGCGTCAAGGACGCGAGTCTGTACTCGCACGTGAAGAGCTCCCAGGACCTCAAGACCAGGATCGCCCTCCTGGCGCTGGCGGAACTCGCGGACCGCGTCGCCGCGGCGCTGGCCGGGCGGGCCGGCAAGGACGCCCTGGAGGCGTTCGCGAACGCCTACCGCGACTACGCCCGGGAGCACCCGGGCCGTTACGCCGCGGCGCAGCTCCGGCTGTCCTCCGAGGCCGCGGCCGCCAGTGCGGGAGTCAGGCACGCACAGATGACGCGGGCGATCCTGCGCGGCTACGACCTGACGGAGCCGGACCAGACACACGCCGTCAGGCTGCTGGGCAGCGTCTTCCACGGCTACATCAGCCTGGAGAGCGGCGGGAGCTTCAGCCACAGCTCGCCCGGGACGCAGGAGACCTGGGTGCGGGTCCTGGACGCGCTGGACGCCCTGCTGCGGAACTGGCCCACGGCCCCCTGACACCGGCCGGCCCCCTCGAACCCCACCAGCCATGCGCGACCGGACAGGCGGCACAGAATGCACCCCCACCACGACGGCACGCAGGGTGAGTTGACGGAGATTCCGCTCACCGGACAACTCCTGCGTGGCTTCAGCGAGCTGGAGAGCACGGAGCGCGGCCTGCTGCCGCACCGTCTCCCCGCCCGGGCCCGAACCCGGAACACCGACGCGCAGCTCGCCCTGGCCGAGGCACAGCCGTCCGGGGTGCGGCTCGCACTGCGTACCCGTGCCACCGTCCTGGAGCTCGACACCCTGCCGACCAAGCGGGCCTACGTGGGCGCACCGCCCAGGCCGGACGGTGTCTATGACCTGCTCGTCGACGGCACCTTCGCCGGCAGCACCACGGTGGCCGGCGGAGACGTCCTGACCATCGACATGACCACGGGATCGGCCGAGGTCCGGCCGGGGGACGCGGGCACCGCCCGCTTCGCCGGACTGGCCCCCGGCATGAAGGACGTGGAGATCTGGCTCCCGCACAACGAGACGACCCGACTGGTCGCCCTGCGCGCGAACGCCCCCGTCGAGCCGATCCCGGCCGGGAGCCGCAAGGTGTGGCTGCACCACGGGAGTTCGATCAGCCAGGGATCCGACGCCGCGAGCCCGACGGCGACCTGGCCCGCCCGCGCCGCCGCTCTCGGCGGGGTGGAGCTGATCAACCTCGGGCTCGGGGGCAGCGCCCTGCTCGACCCGTTCACCGCCCGGGCGCTCAGCGACACCCCGGCCGACCGGATCAGCGTCAAGATCGGCATCAACCTGGTCAACACCGACCTGATGCGCCTCCGCGCCTTCACACCGGCCGTCCACGGATTCCTCGACACCGTCCGCGAAGGGCACCCGGCCACACCGCTCCTGGTCGTCTCACCGGTCCTGTGCCCCATTCACGAGGACACGCCCGGTCCGAGCGCTCCCGACTTCACCGCGCTCGGCGAGGGCAGGCTGCGCTTCCGCGCGGCGGGCGATCCGGCGGAGACCGCCGCCGGGAAGCTCACCCTGACCGTCGTCAGGGACGAACTGGCGCGCATCGTCGAGCAGCGTGCGGCGGAGGACCCCCACCTGTACTACCTCGACGGCCGCGAGCTCTACGGCGAGGCGGACCACGCCGAACTTCCGCTGCCCGACGGACTCCACCCCGACGCCGCCACACACCTGCGCATGGGCGAGCGGTTCGCGTCGCTGGTGTTCGCCGCCGACGGCCCGTTCGCGGCCTCAGGCGACTGATCCGGTCCTCCCGCCGGCGCCGTACCCGACCGGAGCACGCCCCGGCCGTCGAGTACGTCCGACCGTCGAGCACGGCCGGCCGGAACGGAGCCTCTCGTCCGGATCAGCCGGGCTCCGGTCCTGTCGGCCTCTACCTGGCCTTCCGTCATTGAGGACGCCCCAATGCCCAGCCCGACACGTCGGCCAGCCGCCCGCGCCACAGGGGAAGCCCCAGCGACCCCGTGCCACCGAACAGCAGTGTCGCGTCCCGGAGATGGATCCAGCGCGGCAGCTGGGAGGACCCCTCGTCGGCCCCCAGCTCCCGGATTCCCTGGTCGACGGTCTCCGGGAACTCCGCGATGAGGTTCGCGCCCTCGCCCTCGACCTGGCGCAGACTCCTGGCCCAGTCCGCCTTCCACGCCTCGTGCCCGATCACGTCGCCGTGCAGGACGCCGCCGGTCAGGGTGAGGGTGATGGGGAGGCTGGAACGCATCTCCCTGTCCAGCAACTGGATGAGAAGCTGCAGTTGCAGGTCGGGCACGGGCTCCGTCGTCACCGCGGTCGCACCCGACTGTGCTTCGACAGACTCGATCATGACTCCACTCCCTCTCGCCCGTTGAACAGCAGGTGAAGGCCCGTATGCCCCGCGCGCGGGCCGCCACACCCCGGCGGCCGGGTGACCTGGCGAGCCGAGGCCCGGCCGCCTCAGAGCCAGCGGCGGATCGGCAGGATCGCGGCCTCCCGCACCCGCTGGCCCACGGAGCGGCGCTTCCAGCGGCCCTCCTCGATGAGCACGCTTCGCTGCAGGTCCTCCTCGAAGTGCTCGTCGAGGGTCGCGGTGAAGGCCGGGTCCAGGACGGTGAGCATCACTTCCTCGTCGTGGTCGAGGGAGCGGCGGTTGAAGTTGGTCGACCCGATGAGCGAGGCCACGCCGTCCACCGTGAGCGCCTTCGTGTGGAGCATGGTGGGCTGGTACTCGTAGATCTTCACGCCGCAGGCGGTGAGGTCCTCGTAGTGGTGCTGCCCGGCCAGCTGGCACACCCGCTTGTCGGTGTGCGGGCCGGGCAGCAGGATCTCCACGGTGACACCGCGCCGGGCGGTGGCACACAGCAGCTCGACGAAATACGTGTCGGGCGCGAAGTACGCCGTCGTCAGGCGCACCCGCTCCTCGGCGGACTCCAGCACGACACGGAGCAGGGTCTGCATGTCCTGCCAGCCGAAGCTGGCCGAACCCCGCACCACCTGCACGACGGCGTCGCCGTGGTGCGTGGCGTCGACGAACCGGTCCCGGTCGGTGAACAACTCGTCATGGCACTCGGCCCAGTTCTGGGCGAACGCGGCGGCCAGGCCGTCCACGGCGGGCCCCCGCACCTGGACATGGGTGTCGCGCCACTCACGCTCGTTGCGGGCGTCGCCGCACCACTCCTCGGCGATCCCCACCCCGCCCGTGAACGCCGTCCGCTCGTCGGTGATGAGGACCTTGCGGTGGCAGCGGTGGTTCTGCTTCAGCGGCGAGAGGTACAGCGGCTTGCGGAACCACGCCACCTCCACCCCGGCGTCCTCCATCATCCCCAGCTGGTCCTTCTCGATCAGCCGGCTCCCGAACCCGTCGAGCAGCAGCCGCACCCGCACACCCGCACGCGCCCGCTCCGACAACGCCTCCGCGAAGTCCCTCGCTATGTCACCGCGCCAGTACACGAACGTCATCATGTCCACGGTGTGCTCGGCACCACGGATCGCACCCAGCATCGCGGCGAAGATCTCGTCCCCGTTGCGCAGGGGGACCACCTCGTTGCCCTCGGTGGCCGCGATGCCGATGAGGCGTTCCAGCCGTCGCCGGAGCCGTCGGGTGCGCTCGGTGTGGAGCGCGTTGCCGGATCTGGAGGGGGTGGACTTCTCGTCTATGTGGCTCGTCATCTCTCACCTGGTCGACGGGGGTGTGGGCAGGGCGACTACTCCCAGGCTTTCCGGGCAAGGGCCGGGGGCGGTCCACTCCACCCCCTGTCCCGAGCGGGGCCGGTCATGCCCCGCGCCGGGCGTGTACCGCGTCACTCCGGTCGGGTCGTGGGGACGGCGGCGGCACAGCCCGCGCCTGAGCCGCGCCCGGATGTCCGACGAGGATGGGAACGAGGGCTCCTGCCCGTCGCGAGCCTCACGGCACGCTGGGGGGAGACCCCTCACACCGGCACGGGGTAGGCGATCCGGGCTCGCACCGACGCGGCGCGGTGTGCCGGCGCTGCTCCCTCCGCCCGGCACGGCCGACGGCCCCCGGCACGTGCCGGGGGCCGTCGGCCGTGCCGGGCGGGGTCAGACCGCCGGAGCCGGGTAGGTCGGGTACTCCACGCCGGAGACGTGCTGGACGACCCGGATGACCTGGGAGGAGTAGCCGAACTCGTTGTCGTACCAGAGGTAGAGGATCGCGTTGTCGCCCTCCACCTTCGTCGCGCCCGCGTCGACGATCGAGGCGTGGCGCGAGCCGATGAAGTCGCTGGAGACCGCGTCGGGAGCGGTGATGAAGTCGATCTGCCGCCTCAGCGGCGAGGTCAGCGACACGTTGCGGAGGTAGTCGAGGACCTCCTGGCGGTCGGTGCCGCGGGCGAGCTGCAGGTTGAGGATCGCGATGGAGACGTCCGGCACCGGCACGCGGATCGAACTGCCCGTGATCGTGGCGGCGAGGTCGGGCAGGGCCTTCGTGACGGCCGACGCCGCGCCCGTCTCGGTGATCACCATGTTGAGGGGCGCCGAGCGGCCGCGGCGGTCGGAGTCGTGGTAATTGTCCAGCAGGTTCTGGTCGTTGGTGAACGAGTGGACGGTCTCCACGTGTCCGCGCAGCACGCCGTACTCGTCGGCCATCGCCTTCAACGGCGGCACGATCGCGTTGGTGGTGCAGGAGGCGCAGGAGATGATCTGCTCGTCCGGCTTGATCGTCTCGTGGTTGACGCCGTGGACGATGTTGGGGACGTCGCCCTTGCCCGGTGCGGTCAGTACGACCTTCGCGATGCCGGGGAGCAGGTGCTTGGACAGGCCCTCGCGGTCGCGCCAGCGGCCGGTGTTGTCGATGAGGATGGCGTCCTTGATCCCGTGCGCCGTGTAGTCCACGGTCGTCGGGTCGTCGGAGTAGATCACCTGGATCTCGTTGCCGTTGGCGATGATCCGGTTGTTCGCCTCGTCGACGGTGATGGTGCCCTGGAACTGGCCGTGGATCGAGTCGCGGCGCAGCAGGGAGGCGCGCTTGACGATGTCCTGCCCGGCTCCCCGGCGTACGACGATGGCACGCAGCCGCAGGCCGTTGCCCGAGCCGGTCTTCTCGATGAGCAGGCGGGCCAGGAGGCGGCCGATGCGGCCGAAGCCGTAGAGGACGACGTCACGCGACTCGCGGCGCTCGGTCTTGTTGGCGCCGGTGGCGCCGGCGACGGCTTCGGCGGTGAAGTCCTCGACCGACAGGCCGTGGTCGTCGCTCCGGTAGGTCGCGGCGAGCATTCCGAGGTCGATCTGGGACGGGCCGAGGTCGAGGGCGCTCAGCGCGCGCAGGAAGGGCAGCGTCTCGGTGACCGAGAGCTCCTCGCCGGCTATCTGCCGGGCGAAGCGGTGCGTCTTGAGGATGCTGACCACCGACTTGTTCACCAGGGAGCGGCTGTGGAGCAGGATCGTCACGTCCCGCTCCCGGTGCAGCTTCCCGATGATCGGGATCATCGACTCCGCGATCTCCTCACGGGTCTTCCAATTGGTGAACGAGTCCTCGGTGGCAGTCACAAGTCCATCTTTCGAGCTAGGCGGTGCTCATATGTTAACCGCACGTGAAAACGCTCGTTCACTCGGTGCCGCCCCCGGCTGCGGCGCGGGGCTTCCGCCCTGTCTTGACCGGGTTCCCGATGGGGCTCGGCCCGTGGCCGAGGGGCGAGCGCGGTCGGCCTGCGGTGACGTCGAGGGCCGTGCCCGCCCTGTCGTGCTCGAGGCGCGCGTGCACGCGGCGGAGCAGGAGGGCGAAGCACTCGCGCTCGTCCGTGGTCAGCGGGGCGAGCAACTCCGACTCGGCCGCCGCGATGTCTGCGTTCAGTGCGGTCAGGGCGCACCTGCCCGCCTGCGTCAGTGTGACCTCGATCCGGCGGCGGTCGGAGGGGTCGCGGGCGCACTCGACGTATCCGGCACGGTCGAGATCGGTGACCGTTCTGGCGAGGTCGCTCTGATTCATGTCCAGCCGTGAGGCGAGATCACCCTTGGACACCCGGCCGGCGCCCTCCAGCATGGCCAGGATGGTGAGATGCCAGAGTCGCAGCCCGTGGGCCGACAGCCGCTCGGTGAGTCTGCGGCGTGCGGCCTTGCCCGCGGCGTACATGAGGTAGGCGTTCAGGTCGAGCACGCTCGGGGGTGCCGCGGGGGGTGGCGGGCCGGGCCTTCCTGGGGCCTGGGGGGCCGGTATGTCGCGTTCCGTCCCGGGGGAGGCCGGCTGGGGCATGGTTCTTCCTCCTCGGACACCGCGATGCGGCTCGCGTGCTTCGTAAAGCAAGCCTAACCTTAGTGTGCAATGAGGTTTATCCTGAACGGAGTTGATGTCACGTCACCCGCCGAAGGGGAATGCGGTCCGGCCCGCCGACTGTGTCGGCGGGCCGGAGGACGGCAGGGAGCGGTGCAGGCGGGGAGGGGGTCAGCTCGCCGCCCTCCGGCGGCCCTTCGCCGCCGCGACGAGTTCGGAAGTCGTCGCAAGTTTCAGCCTGGGGCGTCCGTCCCGGCGTCCCAGGGCCAGTTCGGTCCGCTCGATCCGCGCCAGGCCGCGGGCGTCCACGATCTCGCGGTTACGGCGCCGGGCAAGCCGCTGGAAGGCCTTCGCCCCGTGTTCCGGTGGGGCCAGTGTGCCCCCGACGGCGTCCTCCAGCAGGGCGCCGACCGTCTCGGCGGCGCACGTCCTGTTGGCGCCGATGCCACCCGAAGGGCCGCGCTTGATCCATCCCACGACGTACGTCCCCGGTCGGTCCGTCACCCTGCCCGCCACATGCGGAACGGTGCCGCTCGCCTCGTCGAACGGCAGGCCTGCGAGCGCGACCCCGCGCTGGCCGACGGCACTCAGCAGCATTCCGGCCGGGATCTCCCGGGCCCCCATGCCGCTCCTGGCCTCCGTGACCCGCACACCGGTGACGGTGCCGTCGCCCAGTGCCTCCAGCGGCGAGGAGTGGAAGCGGAACACGATGCGACGCCCCGCGGACGGCGGGAGCGACCAGTCCACCCGCTCGCGCGCGACACCGGTCAGCAGCGCGGCCCGTTCCCCGGGAGGGGCCGCATCGATCGCGGCACCCACCCTCGGGTCGTGGTCGTCCACGACCAGGTCCACGCCCGGCAGATGCTTCAGCGCGAGCAGCTCCGACCTCGTGTACGCCGCGTCCTCGGGACCGCGCCGCCCGAGCACCACCACCTCGCGCACGGCGCCGGCTCGCAGGGCGTGGAGTGCGTGGCCCGCGATGTCACCGGCGGCGAGGGCGGCGGGGTCCGAGACCAGGATCCTCGCCACGTCCAGGGCGACGTTTCCGTTGCCGGCCACGACGACCCGCTCCGCGGACAGGTCGATCGCGTCCGCGGCGACGTCCGGGTGGGCGTTGTACCAGGAGACGAACGTCGAGGCGCAGACGCTGCCGGGCAGGTCCTCGCCCGGTATCCCCAGCCGGCGGCCTGCCGGCGCGCCGACCGCGTAGATCACCGCGTCGTGGTGGGACGCCAGTTCCGCGGGGGTGATGTCCCGGCCGACCTCCAGGCCGAGGTGCATGCGTACCCGGGGGTGGGTGTGGAAGCGGGCGAAGGCGTCGCCGGCCTTCCGGGTCGGCCGGTGGTCGGGCGCCACGCCGTAGCGGATCAGGCCGCCCGCGACGGGCAGCCGGTCGATCAGCGTCACTTCGGCACCCGTGTGCAGCAGCAGGTCCTCGGCGGCGTACATCCCCGCCGGTCCCGTGCCGACCACCGCGACCCGGAGCGGGCCGAAGTCCGACGGCAGACTGCGCTCGAAGGACGGCCCGCCCCACACGTGGAAGTTCGGCCCTCCGGGCGCCGCCGCCGGCTCACGGCCCGCGAAGTAGGCCGCGTTGAGGGGGCCGTACTCCCGCTGCGCGGCGGGCAGGGCATCCGTCGGGAAGACCGCGTCCACCGGGCAGGCGTCGGCGCAGGCGCCGCAGTCGATACAGGACTTCGGGTCGATGTACAGCATCTCCGTCCGGCCGAAGTCGGCTTCGTCCGGCGTCGGATGGATGCAGTTCACGGGGCACACCGAGACACAGGTGGCGTCGCTGCAGCACGTCTGGGTGATGGCGTAGGTCATGTCGTCCGCTCAGATCAGGTGGGCACGCTTGTAGAACACCAGGGCGGGCTTGGTGAGCAGGCGGGCGGACGCCAGGAAGTCCATCAGTCCCGAACAGCTCGACCGCATCATCGACTTGTGGTGTTCGTTGGTCTTCGCCTCGCCGAGGGCGCGCTCCGGGTCGAGTCCCGCGTTGGCGTAGACGTCCTTGTTGACCATGCTCGTGACGATGACGTACGAGGCGATGGCGATGACCAGCGCATTGATACGGCGTCGCACGGGCCCCGCGCCGCTCAGGTGCTTGCGGGTCTCCGCGCGGGCGAACTTCATGTGGCGGGACTCCTCGACGACATGGATGTTGTTGATCGTGCGGACGAAGGGCACGACCCTCTCGTCCCGCATCCAGTCGCGCTGCATGACGTCGAGGACCTCCTCGGCGACGAGGATCGCCGCGTACGCCGCCTCGCCGAACGCGAGTGTCTTGAAGGCCCGTCCCAGCTCCACCGCGACACGGCGCGGACGGTAGGCGGGGGCGCCGAGCTTCTGCGCGCCGCGGGCGAACATGATCGAGTGCCGGCACTCCTCGGCTATCTCGGTCAGCGCCCACTGGACGTCCGTGCTCGTCGGGTCCTTCGCGTAGACGTCACGCAGGATCATCTGCTGCAGGATCATCTCGAACCAGATGCCGGTGCTCGCGACCGACGCGGCTTCCTGACGCGTGAGTTCCGTGCGCTGCGCCTGGGTCAGCTCCGCCCAGTAGGCGGTGCCGTACAGGGTGCTCCACTCCGGGCTCGCGCCGTGGTACGCCTTGTCCAGCGGGGTGTCCCAGTCGACCTCGGTGGCGGGGTCGTAGGCGAGCGTCGCCGCGGATTCGAGCAGACGGCGGGTGAGGTCGTTCTCGGGGGGCCGGTCCTGCGCGTCCGGCCGGACGGTGCTGCTTGCCATGGTGCGGCTCCTCGGTTCGTCAGCGATGTTCCTTGGCGCTGTCACAGCGTGGTCGGGGGACGGGCCGTCATGTGCCGTACCCGGGTGGAGGCATGGCGGCAGGGTCGGGCGAGGGGCTGGGCGCGGGCCTCGCCCGGCCGCCTTCCGTCCCGCTTGTTAGACGCAAGGTATAGCAAGGACTCCCGGCGGGCCTACCCCCCAGTAAGAAATGTGAGCGCATCACCGCCGCATCTCCGGGCGGCGCGGCGTCCGTGGACCCGTCACGCGATTCCCGAACCGCGGGCCAGGAGCAGCGCGACATCCGCCGAGGCCACGACGACCGTCCCGGCCAGCGCGGCCTTGCGCCGGGTCCCGTCGCGGCGCGGAGCGGCTCCCGCGGCCGTCGCCACCGTCCCGCAGAGCGCGACGGCCGCGAGTGCGACGACG from Streptomyces sp. NBC_01341 includes these protein-coding regions:
- a CDS encoding GDSL-type esterase/lipase family protein; amino-acid sequence: MHPHHDGTQGELTEIPLTGQLLRGFSELESTERGLLPHRLPARARTRNTDAQLALAEAQPSGVRLALRTRATVLELDTLPTKRAYVGAPPRPDGVYDLLVDGTFAGSTTVAGGDVLTIDMTTGSAEVRPGDAGTARFAGLAPGMKDVEIWLPHNETTRLVALRANAPVEPIPAGSRKVWLHHGSSISQGSDAASPTATWPARAAALGGVELINLGLGGSALLDPFTARALSDTPADRISVKIGINLVNTDLMRLRAFTPAVHGFLDTVREGHPATPLLVVSPVLCPIHEDTPGPSAPDFTALGEGRLRFRAAGDPAETAAGKLTLTVVRDELARIVEQRAAEDPHLYYLDGRELYGEADHAELPLPDGLHPDAATHLRMGERFASLVFAADGPFAASGD
- the lysA gene encoding diaminopimelate decarboxylase, producing MTITTPPVIAAGADDLSVWPASTGRLPRGDLAVGGVPLSEIAQRFETPVYVLDEGELRARCRTYRDAFPEAEVMYAAKALLCRAVTRWVDEEGLGMDVCSAGELELAVAGGFPPERMLLHGNAKSPRDLEAALRLGVGRIVIDSPSEIARLAAAVGPHGSQRVMIRVTPGISAGGHEKIRTGTDGQKFGLSLTDGSAQHAIARVLNQPQLRLTGLHCHIGSQITDIRPYVTALRRMVGLMARIRDVHGVVLHELDLGGGHGVAYRPGEPSMALPALARALRAELVASCAAARLDVPRLLIEPGRAIAGPAGVALYRVLAVKRAGGQVFVAVDGGMSDNPRPALYGARYVPRMVGRHSSATPARATVVGRHCEAGDILAADVELPGDIRPGDLVAVPVAGAYHLSMASGYNLVGRPPVVAVGDGSARLLVRRETLDDFRGRDVGE
- a CDS encoding SAV_915 family protein — translated: MCLISYESEPEPEEPLPAGPLHVPVRPGRGTEAAVRLFRTPLGIRTAVGFTSAARLEATLGRGQAYVRLSEALLRTLCEPLGAHLVTVDPTLSAPAVVTASTPRPGRAPARTA
- the kdpA gene encoding potassium-transporting ATPase subunit KdpA is translated as MNPLTAGVLQLLALIAALALAYRPLGDYMARVYSSEKHYRPEKWIYRAIGADPSTSMRWPAYLRGVLAFSAVSVLLLYALQRVQGSLPGSLGFVSIDPDQAFNTAASFVSNTNWQSYYGEQAMGHVVQTGGLAVQNFVSAAVGMAVAVALVRGFSRHRTGELGNFWTDLVRGTVRILLPIAVIGAIALVASGVIQNFAGIHGVGQFAGGSQQWNGGAVASQEAIKELGTNGGGYFNANSAHPFENPTPFTNLFEIFLILLIPFALTRTFGRMVGSLRQGYAILAAMATVWIGFTALMMWTEFAHHGPALDLAGGAMEGKETRFGIGGSSIFAVATTLTSTGAVNSFHSSYTGLGGGITLLGMQLGEIAPGGVGSGLYGILIMAIIAVFIAGLMVGRTPEYLGKKIGTREIKLAACYILITPALVLGFTAVAMALPTPGNSMTNSGAHGFSEILYAYSSGANNNGSAFAGLNADTQWFNSTIGIAMLLGRFLPIVFVLALAGSLAEQRPVPATAGTLRTDKPLYAGLLVGTIIIITGLTYFPALALGPLAEGLAS
- the kdpF gene encoding K(+)-transporting ATPase subunit F → MTAENIAGLVVAVALLIYLVVALVHPERF
- a CDS encoding TetR/AcrR family transcriptional regulator, with protein sequence MVRAGLTAERLAQAGAELADEAGFDKVTVAALARRFGVKDASLYSHVKSSQDLKTRIALLALAELADRVAAALAGRAGKDALEAFANAYRDYAREHPGRYAAAQLRLSSEAAAASAGVRHAQMTRAILRGYDLTEPDQTHAVRLLGSVFHGYISLESGGSFSHSSPGTQETWVRVLDALDALLRNWPTAP
- a CDS encoding phospholipase D-like domain-containing protein translates to MTSHIDEKSTPSRSGNALHTERTRRLRRRLERLIGIAATEGNEVVPLRNGDEIFAAMLGAIRGAEHTVDMMTFVYWRGDIARDFAEALSERARAGVRVRLLLDGFGSRLIEKDQLGMMEDAGVEVAWFRKPLYLSPLKQNHRCHRKVLITDERTAFTGGVGIAEEWCGDARNEREWRDTHVQVRGPAVDGLAAAFAQNWAECHDELFTDRDRFVDATHHGDAVVQVVRGSASFGWQDMQTLLRVVLESAEERVRLTTAYFAPDTYFVELLCATARRGVTVEILLPGPHTDKRVCQLAGQHHYEDLTACGVKIYEYQPTMLHTKALTVDGVASLIGSTNFNRRSLDHDEEVMLTVLDPAFTATLDEHFEEDLQRSVLIEEGRWKRRSVGQRVREAAILPIRRWL